A part of Paenibacillus sp. IHBB 10380 genomic DNA contains:
- a CDS encoding VWA domain-containing protein, giving the protein MLRRNQLTFRLLMVLSLLLMPLSGRLPEASAAQRASQIDAMLVVDASNSMKTSDPNKIGNEAMKMFIDMLSAQGDKVGIIAYTDQIQREKALLEIKSTADKEDLKQFIDQLDRGPYTDTAVGIKEAVKVLQQGSDPSHEPMIVLLADGNNDFNKTKGRTQSQSDQELTQAVADANKSGIPVYTIGLNADGKLNKDALAQISKQTSGKAFSTDSADDLPQILSEIFASHLKLKIVPIQSINANGSYQDVTINVPNSNVLEANISIMSNKPVEVKLMDPTGASKSIPASDILFSESKSYSLLKLLSPVKGDWKLQVKGVAKDKIDINLVFNYDMELTMDPLPSKAYKKGDKIDIKSHLVSGGQNLQNNALYNNMTAKIIVTDLDTGDTKEVEMNNSGDLFEGTYKVADRHEYEIKVRAEDKSFYRETEPVKISAKAGGASTSNPLTGSDVPDKKSSPLLPIIIGVIALAVIAAAAYFILTAMRKANRGFVGQLVVEIRDENTGEKTYPQYKKLTAFKGKFNLHQVLQLAPELKETDKIMFVPGKNDRILLKNGSTVNIEKSGRVTDATQGLELKSGDRITIPLQSVDKTILIEYLV; this is encoded by the coding sequence ATGCTTCGGAGAAACCAACTTACATTCCGTCTACTGATGGTCTTATCTTTATTGTTGATGCCGTTGTCTGGCAGACTGCCTGAAGCTTCGGCTGCTCAGCGGGCTTCACAAATTGATGCTATGCTCGTTGTGGATGCTAGTAATTCCATGAAGACGAGCGATCCTAATAAAATCGGTAATGAAGCGATGAAGATGTTTATTGATATGTTGTCAGCTCAAGGAGATAAGGTTGGGATTATTGCTTATACCGATCAGATTCAGCGAGAGAAGGCACTACTTGAGATAAAGTCAACGGCTGATAAAGAAGATTTGAAACAGTTCATCGATCAATTAGATCGTGGACCTTACACAGATACGGCAGTAGGGATCAAGGAGGCTGTCAAAGTTCTGCAGCAAGGATCTGACCCCTCCCATGAGCCAATGATCGTATTACTAGCGGATGGTAATAACGATTTCAACAAAACAAAGGGTAGAACGCAATCTCAATCGGATCAGGAATTGACTCAAGCCGTTGCAGATGCGAATAAGAGTGGTATCCCGGTCTATACCATTGGTCTCAATGCTGATGGAAAACTAAATAAGGATGCGCTTGCTCAGATCTCTAAGCAAACAAGCGGGAAAGCATTCTCAACAGATTCGGCAGATGATTTACCACAAATCTTAAGCGAAATATTTGCCAGCCATCTGAAGCTGAAGATTGTACCTATTCAGTCCATTAATGCGAACGGTAGTTATCAGGATGTAACGATTAATGTACCGAATAGTAACGTACTTGAAGCGAATATTTCTATCATGTCCAATAAACCTGTTGAAGTGAAGCTGATGGACCCAACAGGAGCTAGCAAGTCCATCCCAGCATCCGATATCTTATTCTCTGAGTCTAAGAGTTATTCTTTACTGAAGCTTCTTTCACCTGTAAAAGGTGATTGGAAGTTGCAGGTAAAAGGGGTAGCCAAAGACAAGATCGACATTAATCTTGTTTTTAATTACGACATGGAACTTACGATGGATCCTTTACCCAGCAAGGCCTATAAGAAGGGTGATAAGATCGATATTAAGTCCCATTTAGTTAGTGGTGGTCAGAATCTACAGAATAATGCGCTCTATAACAATATGACTGCTAAAATCATAGTGACAGATTTAGATACAGGTGACACCAAAGAGGTAGAAATGAACAATAGTGGCGATCTTTTTGAAGGTACTTATAAAGTAGCTGATCGACATGAATATGAGATTAAGGTTAGAGCAGAGGATAAAAGTTTTTACCGAGAGACAGAACCTGTGAAGATTAGTGCCAAAGCGGGTGGAGCAAGTACAAGCAACCCTTTGACAGGATCGGATGTGCCAGATAAGAAGTCATCTCCACTTCTGCCCATTATCATTGGTGTTATAGCACTCGCAGTGATTGCTGCAGCAGCCTATTTCATTCTAACGGCGATGAGAAAGGCGAACCGAGGTTTTGTAGGTCAATTGGTTGTTGAGATTCGTGATGAGAACACAGGCGAGAAAACATATCCACAGTATAAGAAATTGACTGCCTTCAAGGGTAAATTCAATCTTCATCAGGTACTACAGCTAGCGCCTGAATTGAAGGAAACGGACAAAATTATGTTCGTCCCAGGCAAAAATGATCGAATATTGCTGAAGAATGGCTCCACGGTGAATATAGAGAAATCAGGACGGGTAACGGATGCTACTCAAGGTCTTGAGCTGAAAAGTGGAGATCGGATCACGATTCCACTACAAAGTGTAGATAAGACCATTCTGATCGAATATCTGGTGTAA
- a CDS encoding TRAFAC clade GTPase domain-containing protein, which translates to MGIFDMFKKKPQEEPRPLFYDIVCPYCFEKFSPEDVVFRAAHHREDDEDYALGEDDALNKYRERFGLDTVDDIEAIIRPNSIPEEHQMYSDNVLVGLNDRYGIVTRRRLCPNCHNELPVTAGKVPSNIISIVGASQVGKSVYMTSLIHTLQNTTADHFNAACMPLNAEISRKFRTSFEEPLFERGDLLASTQKEKMQEPFIFQFVFKDESKPPLTLVFFDVAGEGMVDQDYLGLHGQHIKNSAGILFMVDPLQIRSIREKIRIKFGDSEGGWVSQYDEPRDVVLTMFGDFIAYEEKGKTNIPTAVVLTKSDMLHSLKDEDGEYIKSNSNVFNNMVHRNWLNLTEFENIDGEIRRFIEKVDRPFKGTMDVYFSNAAYFAVSALGSNPVNQKLDGVASPIRVDEPFIWLLYQLKYIEGREE; encoded by the coding sequence ATGGGTATTTTCGATATGTTCAAAAAGAAGCCTCAGGAAGAGCCGCGGCCGCTGTTTTACGATATTGTGTGCCCGTATTGTTTCGAGAAGTTTTCACCAGAGGATGTCGTATTTCGCGCAGCACATCATCGTGAGGATGATGAGGATTATGCATTAGGCGAGGACGACGCTCTGAATAAATACCGTGAACGGTTCGGGCTTGATACGGTAGACGATATTGAAGCCATTATCCGTCCAAACAGTATTCCAGAAGAACATCAGATGTACTCGGACAATGTGTTAGTGGGACTTAATGATCGCTATGGCATAGTTACACGGAGAAGACTTTGTCCTAACTGTCATAATGAGCTTCCTGTGACAGCGGGTAAGGTGCCAAGTAATATTATATCTATTGTCGGTGCATCTCAAGTGGGTAAGTCAGTGTACATGACGTCATTAATCCATACGCTTCAGAATACAACAGCTGATCATTTCAATGCGGCTTGTATGCCACTGAATGCTGAGATAAGTCGTAAGTTCCGTACCTCGTTTGAGGAGCCTTTATTTGAGCGTGGTGATCTTCTTGCTTCAACGCAAAAAGAGAAGATGCAGGAACCTTTTATTTTTCAATTTGTATTTAAAGATGAATCTAAGCCACCACTGACACTTGTGTTCTTTGATGTTGCAGGTGAAGGTATGGTCGATCAAGATTATCTGGGCCTTCATGGTCAGCATATCAAGAATTCTGCGGGTATATTGTTCATGGTTGATCCACTCCAAATCCGCTCTATTCGAGAGAAAATCCGTATTAAATTCGGTGATTCTGAAGGGGGATGGGTATCCCAATATGATGAGCCACGGGATGTGGTACTGACGATGTTCGGGGATTTCATTGCTTATGAAGAGAAGGGCAAGACTAACATTCCCACCGCAGTTGTACTCACTAAGAGTGATATGTTGCACTCGTTGAAGGATGAAGATGGCGAGTATATTAAATCTAACAGTAATGTGTTTAATAATATGGTGCATCGGAATTGGCTGAATCTCACGGAATTTGAGAATATTGATGGGGAAATCCGCCGTTTCATTGAGAAGGTCGATCGTCCGTTCAAAGGTACGATGGATGTGTATTTCTCCAATGCAGCTTATTTCGCTGTATCAGCACTCGGAAGTAATCCGGTAAATCAGAAGCTAGATGGGGTAGCCAGCCCGATTCGGGTGGATGAACCGTTCATTTGGCTACTCTATCAATTGAAATATATTGAGGGGAGAGAGGAATAG
- a CDS encoding tubulin-like doman-containing protein — MRELLQRFATEYAAAEDKLNGRDDDQSSIHYPTVYLFIGDKVADAIEPIMSIHDKKWDNSAGVMYVHMATEGGKASYINTEAQSRLHRFELPMVIDAAQATTLRKDLYTRLYENEQYLLELNRTFRQVSHNIADYGLMYSSFDRIHLSFITRVDDPLNVFIPEISMLAESIFSQSFKSVQMDLYGLISEREVESFGYTHSVGIAFLRELEYMQQSDYTFSAPLHVTEDGISIAVTHSPSPLFDLVYLLSDKNERGISSVGDMQDNYEIICQVSLLKNRKQKEAQYHSGNHSYNNMSFKNNMMSESGRQGYVSAGFSKVKRPNQSIALTVLYHFYRQMILRMKHGVSFQSKEKLTFFGVDSRSTWARVDALMPDEGKIEEMTGIMSHQVSFNSLKRMTLREAEQALYGDGCDVYFHNNYVREIQERLEGIHVATDLNQAVKKHMLEHPQIGFFQVAEWSDELSSEGVIQDLRATIRELISQVESAKAELAQYYQESVEEQSFPRVPLMDKHNLRNFIRYFVETVYRRKLAIVRLETELTLLRRYEIELTRMHEHYKRQVEKMEKLEDTLRRSAIESINRADDYIGQNILEYYERVTDGIIRDIEAKRGPSVFFEDRYMGSVTELLDAGLEHLVARLIEICRNNLLTSEPFAQTFEEELLRRANVTIDYSNTQVLSKDELFKKLYRTLEDHAAINLRLLDYTHEHRYEEKYFIGDAESEFIRYSLGADETSRIYKLGYVHEKRSSGVEKLNLMGGFHVEDLMYYRNGKIYYESYVQNGYEFHGVDPVKLPELR, encoded by the coding sequence ATGAGAGAGTTACTGCAACGATTCGCTACTGAATATGCGGCAGCAGAGGATAAACTGAACGGTAGAGATGACGATCAGAGTAGTATTCATTATCCTACTGTATATTTGTTCATCGGAGATAAGGTTGCTGACGCGATTGAGCCGATTATGAGTATTCATGATAAGAAATGGGATAATAGCGCAGGTGTCATGTATGTTCATATGGCAACTGAAGGTGGGAAGGCGAGTTATATTAACACCGAGGCCCAATCACGGCTACACAGGTTCGAACTGCCCATGGTCATTGATGCTGCTCAGGCTACAACGCTTCGTAAAGATTTGTACACCCGTCTTTACGAGAATGAACAGTATCTATTAGAGCTGAATCGTACGTTCAGACAGGTCAGTCATAATATAGCGGATTACGGCCTTATGTACTCTTCATTTGATCGGATCCATCTTTCTTTCATTACGCGGGTCGATGACCCGCTTAATGTGTTCATTCCGGAAATATCAATGCTGGCGGAGTCTATCTTCAGTCAATCCTTTAAGTCAGTGCAGATGGATCTATATGGATTGATCAGTGAACGAGAGGTTGAATCGTTCGGGTATACGCATTCCGTTGGTATTGCATTCTTACGTGAACTGGAATATATGCAACAGAGCGATTATACGTTCTCGGCGCCATTACATGTCACGGAGGATGGGATTTCTATTGCTGTAACGCATTCCCCATCCCCATTGTTTGATCTTGTATATTTACTATCAGACAAGAACGAGCGCGGTATATCCTCGGTTGGTGATATGCAGGATAATTATGAGATTATCTGTCAGGTGAGCCTACTCAAGAATCGCAAGCAGAAGGAAGCTCAGTATCATTCAGGAAACCATAGCTACAATAACATGTCTTTCAAGAATAATATGATGTCCGAATCAGGACGGCAGGGTTATGTATCTGCGGGTTTCTCCAAAGTGAAACGTCCCAATCAGTCCATTGCATTGACGGTTCTATATCATTTCTACAGACAGATGATCTTGCGGATGAAGCATGGTGTGTCATTCCAGAGCAAGGAGAAATTAACTTTTTTCGGAGTGGATTCGCGTTCTACATGGGCTCGTGTAGATGCTCTTATGCCAGATGAGGGTAAGATTGAGGAAATGACTGGGATCATGAGCCATCAGGTAAGTTTTAATTCCTTGAAGCGTATGACACTACGCGAAGCAGAACAGGCTTTATATGGGGATGGTTGTGATGTTTATTTTCACAATAATTACGTAAGGGAAATTCAAGAGCGTCTTGAAGGTATTCATGTGGCTACAGATTTGAATCAAGCAGTGAAGAAGCATATGCTAGAGCATCCTCAGATTGGCTTTTTTCAAGTGGCTGAATGGAGCGATGAGCTGAGTAGTGAAGGTGTCATCCAAGATTTGCGAGCTACGATACGAGAGTTGATAAGTCAGGTAGAGTCTGCCAAAGCAGAACTTGCCCAATATTATCAGGAGTCAGTTGAGGAGCAGTCTTTTCCACGTGTGCCTCTAATGGATAAGCATAATCTACGGAATTTCATTCGCTATTTTGTCGAAACCGTATATCGTAGAAAACTGGCGATTGTACGGTTGGAAACAGAGCTTACCCTCCTTCGTCGTTATGAGATAGAGTTAACACGTATGCATGAGCACTATAAGCGGCAAGTGGAGAAAATGGAGAAGCTAGAAGATACGCTTCGAAGAAGCGCCATTGAGAGCATAAACAGAGCAGATGACTATATCGGGCAGAACATTCTTGAATATTATGAGCGCGTAACGGATGGGATCATCAGAGATATTGAAGCGAAACGTGGTCCTTCTGTATTCTTCGAAGATCGTTATATGGGGAGTGTGACGGAATTACTGGATGCTGGATTAGAGCATTTGGTAGCACGGCTTATTGAGATATGTCGGAACAATCTGTTAACATCTGAACCCTTTGCTCAGACATTTGAGGAGGAACTATTGCGTCGTGCTAATGTCACGATTGATTATAGTAATACACAAGTGCTCTCTAAAGATGAATTATTCAAGAAATTGTATCGTACACTGGAGGATCATGCGGCCATTAATTTAAGATTGCTGGATTATACGCATGAGCATCGTTATGAAGAAAAGTATTTCATCGGTGACGCTGAGAGTGAATTCATCCGTTACTCTCTTGGTGCGGATGAGACTTCTCGTATTTATAAGTTAGGCTACGTTCATGAGAAACGCAGCAGCGGCGTGGAGAAATTGAATCTCATGGGAGGTTTCCACGTAGAAGACTTAATGTACTACAGAAACGGCAAGATTTATTATGAGAGTTATGTGCAGAACGGCTATGAGTTCCATGGGGTGGACCCTGTAAAGCTTCCGGAACTACGATAA
- a CDS encoding tubulin-like doman-containing protein: MKPIVREHIQQLDVSLGGGIVSDKIRVDTIDNPILIIGLGGTGIDALLRLKYQINRRFKLPADPQSKKKRDKPDNVEFLAFETNEQDRAKKYKGVGLDPINEFVLLSNAEIGGLLQNRSILEPYITDWLSPEMSITDGMNGAAGVRQAGRLLLFTKINQVVQAIDKKIKTLSVGTNKKLMVFLLTGLSGGTGSGCFLDIAYIVRGIIERDHGSAGIDRVNTLGYLFTPDINLSNKSLSEHTREYIKKNGYAALKELDYWMNVDSRGERFQQKYGNILTVNSPLPPFNLCHLISATNMEGKLLENAYDYCMNVTAENITNFMASEEKASGEEFAIHDYISNIRTNIAQMNKVYPANYEYNIIGASSAVLPIEEMTTYLAYRLFGKMEKMFEKAPSQDDVENFARKLGVDLDTMTKTFESRVPEPLPGYQNSERLSYSNVVKTQVVNMDTELEQNFLARAREEYIKAKKQLPGELVEQFTEQIRRIFLHPEQGPFYVSRLIYSEKGFSLLKMLLSYIEALRESLHRIPRDIDAAREQANERMGDAKSAFVSKDKKKNVYIEAKINEYWLQADVERTEQLIEFYEDLYDLLNKENNRIYNVFTEILNALNAIFSKNGDILLSGDEQADHKGNKTYYWNLVSVPDISKVISKMMGQKDVDDLIRDFTSELLNHSDQWVREQDIDIVSSISDFLSDKFGDLITQSMEDFLIMKYGEQESIEKLVERNIASKLNDEAVPVFHLSNSSGNLYFPSWGFVSVPVQSPSILKGIRNFQNNNVGNAHFTIKESQVKNRIFWLNTKNGVPLFVYTPLKVYEESYERTILDKEGIGRHLVQTDDINWTYLPSPIPEKSWGDTYSNSRVKGYNARVRNEFDRAVALKVITAKSIDQNTSNRYAVVMTVPFDLEDTLSGYDLQLKVPKPNLGEVKRAMNELKRLLSEGLEKVATKDIFSSISEDFAKENLIRSPELIARVREELAKYDAISTQLAEYEQLLGLHQDEDKWLDQFIEALYTETITKKGALYVYDRDPEEEAWEPFANLMKSHNYVEYEVFEHFRKLDERSKSTLLRKASRRGSELTSSEDIAPLLTKLDTLYETFLDGRDRLEYEKIELANGEETYQFYKQMLAKLNDIRRKLK, translated from the coding sequence ATGAAACCGATCGTTAGAGAGCATATACAGCAGTTAGATGTTTCGTTAGGTGGGGGAATTGTAAGTGACAAAATCCGGGTAGATACCATTGATAATCCGATTCTAATTATTGGACTTGGAGGTACGGGAATTGATGCGTTACTTCGTTTGAAATATCAAATTAACCGTCGGTTTAAGCTACCAGCAGATCCGCAGTCTAAGAAGAAACGGGATAAGCCCGACAATGTTGAATTTCTAGCTTTTGAGACGAATGAACAAGATCGTGCGAAGAAATACAAAGGGGTTGGACTTGACCCTATTAATGAATTCGTACTTCTATCGAACGCGGAGATTGGTGGACTTCTACAGAATCGTAGCATTCTGGAGCCCTACATTACAGATTGGTTATCACCTGAAATGAGTATTACAGACGGGATGAATGGAGCAGCGGGGGTGCGTCAAGCAGGCCGATTGCTGTTGTTTACGAAGATCAATCAAGTGGTTCAGGCCATCGATAAGAAGATCAAGACGCTTTCTGTGGGTACCAATAAGAAATTAATGGTGTTCTTGCTTACTGGTCTATCTGGAGGTACGGGCAGTGGTTGTTTCCTTGATATCGCGTATATCGTAAGAGGGATTATTGAGCGTGACCATGGATCAGCGGGAATTGATCGGGTTAACACCCTAGGGTATTTGTTTACACCGGATATCAATTTATCTAACAAGAGCTTAAGTGAGCATACCCGTGAATATATTAAAAAGAATGGTTACGCGGCACTCAAAGAGCTCGATTATTGGATGAACGTGGATAGCCGAGGAGAACGATTCCAGCAGAAGTATGGAAACATTCTAACGGTGAACTCGCCACTTCCGCCTTTTAATTTATGTCATTTGATTTCGGCGACGAATATGGAAGGTAAGCTGCTTGAGAATGCGTATGATTACTGCATGAATGTAACTGCTGAGAATATTACGAACTTTATGGCTAGTGAAGAGAAGGCTTCGGGTGAGGAATTCGCTATTCATGACTATATCAGCAACATTCGTACGAACATTGCACAGATGAACAAGGTATATCCAGCGAATTATGAATACAACATTATTGGGGCATCCTCTGCGGTTCTACCTATTGAAGAGATGACGACTTACTTGGCATACCGACTATTTGGCAAAATGGAGAAGATGTTTGAGAAAGCCCCTAGTCAAGATGATGTTGAGAATTTTGCTCGTAAGTTGGGTGTGGATCTCGACACCATGACTAAGACATTCGAATCTCGCGTACCTGAGCCACTTCCTGGTTATCAGAATAGTGAGCGACTCAGCTATAGTAATGTCGTGAAGACGCAGGTTGTGAATATGGATACAGAACTGGAACAGAATTTTCTTGCTCGTGCACGTGAGGAATATATTAAAGCTAAGAAACAGCTTCCAGGAGAGCTTGTAGAGCAGTTCACAGAGCAGATACGTAGAATATTCCTTCATCCAGAACAAGGACCATTCTACGTATCACGGCTTATTTATTCGGAAAAAGGCTTCAGCTTACTCAAAATGTTACTCTCTTATATTGAGGCATTACGTGAGAGCCTACACCGGATTCCGCGAGATATTGATGCAGCAAGAGAGCAAGCTAATGAGAGAATGGGCGATGCCAAGAGTGCATTCGTGTCTAAAGATAAGAAGAAGAATGTATATATTGAAGCTAAAATTAATGAATATTGGCTACAGGCTGATGTAGAGCGCACGGAACAGCTCATTGAGTTCTATGAAGATTTATATGATTTATTGAATAAGGAAAACAATCGCATTTATAACGTATTTACAGAAATTTTGAACGCATTGAATGCTATTTTCTCCAAAAACGGCGATATTCTACTAAGTGGTGACGAACAAGCAGATCACAAGGGTAACAAAACGTATTATTGGAATCTGGTCAGTGTCCCTGACATTTCTAAAGTGATCAGTAAGATGATGGGACAGAAAGATGTAGATGATCTGATCCGCGACTTTACATCGGAATTGTTGAATCACTCGGATCAGTGGGTTAGAGAACAAGACATTGACATTGTGAGCTCAATTTCTGATTTCCTAAGCGATAAATTCGGAGATTTAATTACGCAATCGATGGAAGATTTCCTAATTATGAAATATGGCGAGCAAGAATCGATTGAGAAATTGGTTGAACGAAATATTGCCAGCAAATTGAATGATGAAGCCGTTCCTGTATTCCATTTGAGCAATAGTTCAGGCAACTTATATTTCCCATCATGGGGTTTTGTTTCGGTGCCTGTGCAGTCGCCGAGCATTCTTAAGGGTATACGTAACTTCCAGAACAATAATGTCGGTAATGCGCACTTTACGATCAAAGAAAGTCAAGTGAAGAACCGTATATTCTGGTTGAATACGAAGAATGGGGTCCCTTTATTCGTCTATACACCGCTCAAAGTTTACGAGGAAAGCTATGAACGAACCATTCTCGATAAGGAAGGCATTGGACGTCATTTGGTTCAAACAGATGATATCAATTGGACATACCTTCCTTCACCCATTCCAGAAAAGTCATGGGGAGATACGTATTCGAACAGTCGTGTTAAAGGATACAATGCGCGTGTCCGTAATGAGTTTGATAGAGCGGTGGCATTGAAGGTTATTACAGCGAAGAGTATTGATCAGAATACGAGCAATCGTTATGCCGTTGTCATGACTGTACCTTTTGACTTGGAGGATACACTTTCTGGATATGATCTACAATTGAAAGTTCCTAAGCCTAATTTAGGTGAAGTGAAGCGGGCAATGAACGAGCTTAAACGATTACTTTCAGAAGGACTTGAGAAAGTAGCGACTAAAGATATTTTTAGTAGTATCTCAGAAGATTTCGCCAAGGAAAATCTTATACGTTCACCTGAACTGATTGCCCGAGTTCGTGAAGAATTAGCGAAATATGATGCCATAAGTACACAGTTGGCTGAATACGAGCAATTGCTAGGACTACATCAGGATGAGGATAAATGGCTGGACCAATTCATCGAAGCTCTCTATACAGAGACCATTACGAAGAAGGGTGCTCTCTATGTCTATGACCGAGATCCTGAAGAGGAAGCTTGGGAACCATTCGCCAATCTTATGAAGAGTCATAACTATGTGGAGTATGAGGTGTTCGAGCATTTCCGTAAATTGGATGAGAGAAGCAAGAGTACGCTGCTTCGGAAAGCATCACGCCGGGGTTCGGAATTAACATCATCCGAAGATATTGCTCCGCTTCTTACGAAGCTGGATACATTATATGAGACATTTCTGGATGGACGAGATCGGCTAGAGTACGAGAAGATTGAGTTGGCTAATGGAGAAGAAACATACCAATTCTACAAACAAATGTTAGCTAAACTAAACGACATTCGAAGAAAGTTGAAATAA
- a CDS encoding vWA domain-containing protein, translated as MQRKINLLLLLFSLIGGAIGFVIGELLLSNLYEDWPGMVVIGLYFGILAFFIGLFCLIAEMINPRLSGPSWRQRYMGASWKWLVPATLVAVFGLGLLFEFLYQINPGSVKSVQNIVLVIDNSGSMSETDPNDGRYTAAKSLVDKMDSKKQVAVVEFSDEAKLVQPFIQLKNQANKDEVYGTIDSLVTSDGGTNFKLALQESLKHIEEQQDPGRGTMVILLSDGFSEMDLSNDLAGYQQHNIVINTIGLSVVNGAGSGLLNEIALRTGGKYYDVTNADEISTIYQTIYNNIGDRTLVTERTGPTQDSTYYMVFRIVALTLIGLAIGLSLGLIFDNRYFARSFGTGGAVAGVLAGLLLEFGLSGQSPSDSITRLLACLILAGVIAIFTFIIPVKENGRIQEGGQRPGRAGVNSGRGLSGRDQGSSKGF; from the coding sequence ATGCAACGTAAAATTAATCTGCTCCTCTTGTTATTCAGCCTAATCGGAGGTGCCATTGGCTTTGTCATTGGGGAATTACTATTGAGTAACTTGTATGAAGATTGGCCAGGAATGGTAGTCATTGGATTGTATTTCGGTATTCTTGCTTTCTTCATCGGTCTCTTCTGCCTTATTGCAGAAATGATTAATCCTAGGCTCAGTGGTCCCTCATGGCGTCAAAGATATATGGGGGCTTCATGGAAGTGGCTGGTACCTGCAACGTTAGTAGCGGTATTTGGACTAGGACTTCTATTTGAATTCCTATATCAAATCAATCCAGGCAGTGTGAAGTCAGTCCAGAATATCGTACTTGTGATCGATAACTCAGGTAGTATGAGTGAGACGGATCCTAACGATGGACGATACACGGCTGCTAAGAGCTTAGTTGATAAAATGGATAGCAAGAAACAAGTCGCTGTCGTTGAATTTAGTGATGAAGCTAAGCTGGTACAACCTTTCATTCAGCTGAAGAATCAAGCGAATAAAGACGAGGTCTATGGCACGATAGATTCACTAGTGACTTCAGATGGTGGCACTAATTTTAAACTGGCTCTACAAGAGTCATTGAAGCATATTGAAGAGCAGCAAGATCCAGGCCGTGGCACGATGGTCATTCTTCTATCCGATGGATTCAGTGAGATGGATCTGAGTAATGATCTTGCGGGCTATCAACAGCACAATATTGTGATTAATACGATTGGTCTGAGTGTAGTTAACGGCGCGGGCTCAGGATTGCTGAATGAGATTGCTTTAAGAACAGGTGGAAAGTATTACGATGTAACCAATGCAGATGAGATTTCGACTATTTATCAGACCATTTATAACAACATTGGTGATCGTACTCTAGTGACAGAGCGTACAGGACCCACTCAAGATAGCACGTACTACATGGTATTTCGGATTGTAGCTTTAACTTTGATCGGATTAGCGATTGGACTATCCTTGGGGCTTATATTTGATAATCGTTATTTTGCTCGGAGTTTCGGCACGGGTGGTGCCGTGGCAGGGGTGTTAGCAGGTCTACTCTTAGAGTTCGGTTTGAGTGGTCAATCGCCTTCAGATAGCATTACACGTCTGTTAGCATGTCTTATATTAGCAGGTGTCATTGCCATCTTCACCTTTATTATTCCTGTTAAAGAGAATGGGAGAATTCAAGAGGGTGGGCAGCGTCCAGGTCGTGCAGGTGTGAATAGCGGCAGAGGGTTATCTGGGCGTGATCAAGGTAGTAGTAAGGGATTCTAG